The DNA window tgacccaggcggagactcgaacccgggtcccagaggtgtgaggcgacagtgctaaccactgcaccaccatgccgccccccacaaccatcatatataaataaaatcctatctttgtttttttccttctttgcatttttctccttttcttttcctctcccctCTACGACTCACATTAAATACTGACTTCACTCGCCCCCCAGTCCTGCCACTTCCACTAGCCTCTAGTTTGGGGGAGTGGTTCTTTTCCCCTCTGCCTCTGCGTGGGGCAGGTCACCTAATGCATTGGGGGTGGGGTACtgtatcacagacactctcacagacacgtaccctgccacagacactctcacacacacatactctgccgcagacactctcacacacacgtaccctgtcgcagacactctcacgcacacgtaccctgctgcagatattccattataacgggattatactgcaccttcaactccacctagcagacatacctatgaggggattgaggtatggattgattctgatcgtgTTTGGACTAAACACCCCGGGATTCAATTACATCGTCCACCGTGATTCACCCACATTATAGTTGTGCCACAGGTGAACTGCGCAAACATGTTTTTTCACTGATCACTTATATAATTTGTTTTTCACATAAAGAGCTAGAACACCTATCTTGCCTTTCCCAGCGGAAAGGGAGGCTTATCTTTTCTCTCCCAGGGGAAAAGGGAAAGCCTTGCCCAAAATGCTTTGTAACCGCAATCACAAGCAGCCTCACCTGGACAGGAATTGGAGAATAAAGAGCACATTCCCTGAGGGGAGGGGTGACCCTGGCCAGCTCGCCCCCTGTCCGCACACGTACCGCTGCAGATGTagtataaaggaagggggagagctcagcactgaccggagatcagccgtgggatagagcgcgcatcgcccggcacttctcaggaatcacgtgttggtctcctgccaggactgaaaggggctccccagtccgtgtgtgaaggtgggtgattataGCACATCCGAGTATAGATGGCTTGTGGCTACTTTTTAATTTCATATTAATTAGTGGGATtacctatcatccatccatccatccatccattttccaaaccagttatcctactgggtcgcagggggtccagagcctataccggaagcaatgggcacgaggcagggaacatcccaggatgggggccagcccatcgcagggcacactcacacaccatgcactcacacacgcattcctatgggcaatttagcaagtccaattagcctcagtatgtttttggactgtggggggaacccggagtacctggaggaaaccccacgacgacatggggagaacatgcaaactccacacacatgtgacccaggcggagactcgaacctgggtgtgaggcagagtgctaaccactgcaccaccatgacgcCCCTGATTACCTATCAATGCTTATGAAATATATCGTACttttgtgtatattttaagaaatatttctgaacggACCAAAGCGAACCTGATTGTTCCTTCGAcagccctatatccccctctcacattaaaacaatattctaggtggggtcttaccaaggaattgtataatcttagcatcacctcatttaaattaaactccacacacctagagatgcaacccAACATCctgttggcctttttaattgcttccccacactggtgagagtgggacatggaagcatcaacatacacactgaggtctttctcataatcagctaactttatttcagtggaacccataaaaaatctgtactttatatttctgctccctgcatggattaccttacatttatctacatttaatttaatctgccaggtatcagcccagtcgctaattaaatcaagatcccattgtagcctctccgctgctagatcagtatttgctacatcatccaccttggtgttgtctgcaaatttaactagtttactgtatgtattggtgtcaatatcgttAATGTAAAATacgaacaatagtggtcctaaaattgaaccctgcggtatcccactatgaacacaggcccactgtgacattgtgcctctaataactacccgctgcttcctgtctgttaaccagttttcaatccaagatgctacagttcctaaaatccctgcagctttgagcttaagcaagagctgtttgagggggacaacatcaaaggcaagTTAAAGTAAttagcctatagtttgctggattacatctatccccttttttgaatatgcgtgttatattagcatacttccaATCATAAGGTACCACATGTGCAGATAAGAATTtcggaaacagtaaagttaaaggttggctaataataaccctcatttattttaaaactataggtaagatgccatcaggaccctgtgatttatttattttgagcttagccaggctttgtaccacatcagcctcagttatacatacatgCCCTccgcaattattggcacccctttgtACAAGGGGTAAGAAAAAATCTACCTTCTGGTGAAGGTGCTTCATCTCACACGGAAAAAATgggaaaaatccaacctttacttaaaataaatttatttgaagaaaaatcaaatccttcatcaagaaataattatttttaacaaaaacacatgagccacgattattggcagccctgcaaattatagtgaacacaatgtaaatgaagcatgtttcccatgtaaattatacatctttgagttgattggattgaataggaaccttcaagctgtaatccatgacttcctgagtaactggggtacaaacatgaggagacacagaggccaaattcccttagtcatccatcaacatgggaaagataagagacacacagaccaaatgagggagaagtgtgctgaccttcataagtcagggaatggggATTAAAAAATATCTACTCGccttaaaatgcccatttctactgttagggcagtaattaaaaagtggacatcaactggaactgttagaaacctgcctgaaagaggacccaagtttattttgcccccacatacagtgaggaggatcgtaagagagacaaaaaatccccaaggatgactgttagtcaattaccagacaaagtaaaatcttggggttACCACGTCTCCAAAAAACCATCAGATGCCCCCTTCATGCTAACAGACGTTTTGAAAGTTGtgacagaaagaagctttttctgTTAGGTACTTAAAAGGTTAGTGCCAGGAGTTTGCAAAATATTATACAAGTTTGACTGGAATCAAATTCAActgtctgatgaaacaaaaatggagcttttggcaataaacattcaaggtgggtttggcgtaaaaaggatggttataatgaaatgaaccttatcccagctgtaagatatggtggaggttctgtgatgttgtgaagctgattttcctccaaaaaccctggaaacctcgttagggtacatggcactagggggtccatgaaataccaggacattttatatcaaaatttggctgctgctgccaggaaacaaaaactgggtcttcattggatcttccagcaggacggtgatcctaagcacatgtccaaataaacattaaaatggtcagctgaccgcagaatcaagcttctgccatggccacctcagtcccctgacctgaaccccactgaaaacctgtgggctgagctgaagaggagagtgcacaagagagggcTGAGGACCCTGGGCGATCTggggagattctgtaaagaggaatggtctcagatgccctgctctgtattctccaaccttataaaatgtcataggagactcagtgctgttatactggcaaagggaggctgtacagagtattaaaagcagggctgccaataatcgtggctcatgtgtttttgttgaaaataattatttcttgatgaaggatttgtttttctttgaatagattaatttcaatgaaaggttggatttttctcattttttcagtgtgagatgaagctgcttcaccaaaatgtggatttttgtctaactctttttacaaatctttacaagggggccaataattgtggagggactgtatattgtttatatacgacactgtatttgtactaaatggtggtaagttaagcatgtcctctactgtaaacacccgtgtaaaataatcattaaactcatttactatatcagttttcattttcaattataaggcccttactatcctgcagattagtgatttcagcttttagagctcttttggaattaaaatattggaagaaacttttaatgtcatccttagcctccaatgcagtCTTACTTGCGACATTCCACTTACTGtagcgagtctaatgttattttttaagtcaacccctagacttagatactcctgctttattttgaaatcattagttattttctacCTTAGTATTTCCAGCGTAcaatgtggaatacccagtaatactgacctcagtatctctagtttacagtgtgaaatacccagtaatactcacctcactacccccagtttacagtgtggaatacccagtaagactgacctcagtatctccagtttgcagtgtaaatcccccagtccagcagagagcagcttcactcctgagtcctgcaggtcattgtcactcaggtccagctctctcaggggtgaggagtttgatctgagagctgaagccagtgcctcacagcatttctttgTGAGTTCACACCGTTCCACCCTTAAAAAgattaaacacttttaaatccactttttacactgcagcactgtattcaaatgaggagaatagggaccatgacataatggattttcagaaaacaattaaattattaaaaattattttaacaatcattccgattctgtttggtgtccattatttttttgtccataacacgttaaagtcagcatgtttatctgtgacagtgctgttaactttgctaaccaacacaaatgttttgcatggattatatgtgtcacgcccagctcgtgtgatcctcgtgtgccacgccccctcattaaccacgtctgctgccccgattgtgaccagctgtttcctgttatttcggcttgtcttgtgtatttcagtccgtgttcaGGTCTGTTTCCCtagatctgtcattgatgttgtgagccgtgtttcctcgtctgcccttaataaaccccgtttgcTCGTCTTCATGGCTCCActgccctgtctgcctgctcctccgcTCAGCGGACATCACaatatggttgaatggatgtttcctgcttcactgcttaattattttTAGCATGGATCGggggctgataagattgtgggatataaggaagtaggagaagaaaacagaagctgtttgtatttgtttattatgtaactgctgaaaggcattgtgggttttcttgctgtccagttacttttgtgtaaaatgcatattctgtactcactgcagcttctccagtttacagctgggatcctccagtacagcagagagcagcttcactcctgagtctcctgggtgattgtagctaagatccagctctctcaggtgtgaggggtttaacttcagagctgaagccagggaagaacagccttcttctgtgactctacagcctgacagcctgcagagaaagacagaaactccccaataaataatatcacctcaccattataattattaaataaatgtgatgctctaataaataattcaagaattacagtttagtgtctaagacaaggcaggacccctcctctctttcccttagCTTATTGCTCACTGtctcctctttatagtgtggaatacacagaaatactgacctcagtatctaaagcgtacagtgtggaatacccaatattactgacctcagtatctccagtttgtggtttggaatacccagcaatactggcctcagtatccccagtttacagtgtggaatatccagtaatactggcctcagtatctccagtttgcggtgtggaatatccagtaatactggcctcagtatctccagtttgcggtgtggaatgccccacaatactggcctcagtatccccagtttacagtgtggaatatccagtaatactggcctcagtatctccagtttgcggtgtggaataccccacaatactggcctcagtattcccagtttacagtgtggaatacccagtaatactgacctcaatatctccagtttacagtgtaaatccccTAGTGCagtagagagcagcttcactcctgaatccttcaggttattgtcactcaggtccagctctctcaggggggaaTAGTTTGATCgtagagctgaagacagcacttcacagtgtttatctatgagatcacagctgttcagcctgaaacagaaaacactttaagacacagacatatacacatcctacacattagtaaaatacaaagcattacaataagcatttgttttcagtataattagcagcacagcttacacttcaaaatgaattatagtctgcagagtgttctgtgtgttctgacaatctgctgcagtcatatgatcactaattgtgagtcagtgcatctttgctcaaaactaaaggtaaaaacattaagtagaagctacagccaaaaatcacagaatatacaggaatatataggaacacaacagcaagatggacgtgaacctcccataacagtcagaccagtgcttccagtgcagtccttagccatctttctgccaggtgtccctacactcgacacgtatcactgaaaggaggagatgtgaacattcccagcagctaatgcagcagcaactggcacttggattcctgatcccatgagtaaaatcctttctctccctgtatttttatacctgggaacatgtcaaatcaccaattacgtCTGGGTGATATGAGGATATTACCGGTAATGagcgtaatcagacaagtatcccggtgccgatatctgacagtgactaacgTCACTAAGATTATCATCTTTGCTGGGGAAAcgcgcttaggctacatacaaagcaagataacagaaggattcatgatttgctttcagttcagctttctagccaaagattctgaagcagttaaaaagaaacattgcacagaatttcacaagcattgtcccttgcagtaaccatgcgtttgccattcttgtaagttcagtattgtcacatcaccaacttctatctctgagtcagcagccagaatgtcagcCATTCAAGTGCAGatttctggtgggaattttgagcttcccaACTCAGTTTTTCGTGTCTGAGTCTCAGGCACGGCTTTAAGTGTGTGCCTGACCCGCCGTCTCGGTGGAGGACTGTCTGCTCGCGGCCGGTGGTTTTGGGCATGTGCGGCAGGCCTGCCCACGAGGGGAGCTCCCCCCGGGGAGCGCGAGGAGGGGCGCGAGGCCCCGGCGATGGTGCGGGACACCGAGCACCGCGGGGGCGCCGATACTGTAGTAACGGACTTGGACTCAGACCGTGGGGACCGGGAGGACGAGCCCCCCCTGCCCGTAgtcactgcccccacccccactcccgAGCCACGCCGGGAtggcgggctgacagaggagcccgggccggacgcagcagggcctgctggcggcggcgcggtgagtgactccgctcccgctgagacagcgggctgacagaggagcccggcccggacgcagcagggcctgcaGGTGGCaacgcggtgagtgactccgctcccactgagacagcgggctgacagaggagcccggcccggacgcagcagggcctgctggtggcaacgcggtgagtgactccgctcccgctgagacagcgggctgacagaggagcccggcccggacgcagcagggcctgctggcggcagcgcggtgagtgactccgctcccgctgagacagcgggctggcagaggagcccggcccggacgcagcagggcctgcaggtggcagcgcggtgagtgactccgctcccgctgagacggcgggctggcagaggagcccggcccggacgcagcagggcctgcaggtggcagcgcggtgagtgactccggtcccgctgagacggcgggctgacagaggagcccggcccggacgcagcagggcctgctggcggcagcgcggtgagtgactccgctcccgctgacacagcgggctggcagaggagcccggcccggacgcagcagggcctgctggcggcggcgcggtgagtgactccgctcctgctgagacagcgggctgacagaggagcccggcccggacgcagcagggcctgctggtggcaacgcggtgagtgactccgctcccgctgagacagcgggctgacagaggagcccggcccggacgcagcagggcctgctggcggcagcgcggtgagtgactccgctcccgctgagacagcgggctggcagaggagcccggcccggacgcagcagggcctgcaggtggcagcgtggtgagtgactccggtcccgctgagacggcgggctgacagaggagcccggcccggacgcagcagggcctgctggcggcagcgcggtgagtgactccgctcccgctgacacagcgggctggcagaggagcccggcccggacgcagcagggcctgctggcggcggcgcggtgagtgactccgctcccgctgacacagcgggctggcagaggagcccggcccggacacagcagggcctgctggcggcggcgcggtgagtgactccgctcccgctgagacagcgggctgacagaggagcccggcccggacgcagcagggcctgctggcggcggcgcggtgagtgactccgctcccgctgacacagcgggctggcagaggagcccggcccggacacagcagggcctgctggcggcggcgcggtgagtgactccgctcccgctgagacggcgggctgacagaggagcccggcccggacgcagcagggcccgctggcggcggcgcggtgagtgactccggtCCCACTGAGacggcgggctgacagaggagcccggcccggacgcagcagggcccgctggcggcggcgcggtgagtgactccgctcccgctgacacagcgggctggcagaggagcccggcccggacacagcagggcctgctggcggcggcgcggtgagtgactccgctcccgctgagacagcgggctgacagaggagcccggcccggacgcagcagggcctgctggcggcggcgcggtgagtgactccgctcccgctgacacagcgggctggcagaggagcccggcccggacacagcagggcctgctggcggcggcgcggtgagtgactccgctcccgctgacacagcgggctgacagaggagcccggcccggacgcagcagggcccgctggcggcggcgcggtgagtgactccgtaCCTGCTGAGCCCGGCACTGACCCACCTGTAGACACACCGCAGCGGAACATCCCGAGTCTGAGCTGGACCTGCACTTACTGGATTCTGATAAAGATCATGAGGACGTAGAGAGTTTGGCTGATGACTTGGAAGACTCACAGGCCTCCATGGACTCCAGCACCCCTGTAGGTAGGACCAAGGTTTACTCTCTTGAGCAAATCTGTTTCTTTCTGGACAGCACTAAAGGCCAGAGAAAACCTATCTAAATGATTGGAAACTGTTTTACCTTCATGTACGATGGCGATGAGGAAATTTACTTTGGACGAGCTTGATAAACAGAAGCGGTGCAGATTAAAgaagcttcacacccccttgtggatttggagtgctgacattcagggactccccatgcctgtgttcccacctgcctctccctcctacttatgctgccattgccatatctgccggagcttacatactgcactcacctaactgtttgcactgcctctagtctcccctactttggctaactgcacattttatttctcctACTCCCCctggctgtgctgcctggagaccccacatTTTTAAGATATCCTGTCTACCCTGCTGCAggtctccactacctgtgacgtccttccggcctgctcacccttctgcctgtgacatcttccctgtttaccctgctgccgtactactgttctccctgccatctgaagcagctccagcacttgcctgtcatcacctccctgccccccgctttgtgactgaaatgttaagattgggataatgtgaattaggactttgccatcttgatcatttgacttcctctgctgccccctggaggatgggctccccctttcagtctggatCCTCCCAAGGATTCTTCTTTCTAGGGTAAtattccttgccactgtcccctctgacttgcttactgggggctttgggcagggatgctgtaaagtgctttgtgatgatgtaatgttgtgaaaacacactatataaataaaactgaactgaactgaaattgcattcagtgtttggtggggggggggggactcaaaatgagatctgaaccagcaaccttccgctcatggacacagaggtcaaacccaaagagtcacgcaccacacccagtatttacagaaatgcttcctacagcatccagaactgaaacgaatatgagtggttttcccactattaatgaaaactggaccattctgcatgatgctgtatctttggttatttgttacacaaaggatggtcgtggaaatcttgtcttttttgtttttactacatcactaccttcagttaatataaactagattaaaaaggaaccttgttgataaaagagaggaaataaatgacatgtttgcatattcattttatattttaaacaatgtttatctatttctgccggactagatgtgtcgtcacatcctcagccaggtgcagctgaggccagcagagggcgccagtgagcagccagagacagcagtcatacagaagctcccagctctgggctccatcacatgaacacacctgctgacaataacactcacataccacttatacaccctgtggataaagagccctcactgtttctatagcaggttaggatgctgtgctgtgatcagaaggcagactggatgggaatggaaacgtagtaacaaacaaaaagtgacatcactaccttcagtcattatagagtctgtggtcaagattagctactgctatacaaacagcaatagctgtgattatcaaaataaaacccacttattaatccatgtggagaaatatatgatatatattacacatttcaaacaatattcatgtatcactgccagaccagacatgatttcccatccccacgtcacttacagagccgtcctggagttcttgaccacaggcagcagcctgcattGCTCTTTATCTCGTCTGATGTATTttttcagatcaaacacatccagctcctcatctgacatcagcatcacaaaggccagagctgagtactgtgcaggtgagaggtcatctgctgaaatgtttcctgaattcaggtatctttgtacttcctctattagagaattgtcacccagctcagtcagacagtggaacaggttgatggtcctttctggagataaattctcctgtattttctccttgatgtattgggctgtttccttaatggtaTGTGAGCAGGTTTCTGTTggccccagtagcctttgtaacagagtcttactagagtctgttgagaggcccaggaggaagcggaggtagaggtccaagtgtccattatTGCTCTCTAATGCCTCATTCACTGCAGTcatcagcaggtcagctgatgagtttgactgaaacacatataaagcagcgagatactcctggatgctcagatgcacaaagcagtacaccttctcctggtacaacccatactcctctttaaagacttctgtgcacactccagagtaaactgaagtttcagtgacatcaatgccattccctgtcagatcttgctcataaaatatgagattgcctttctcaaggttgtcaaaagcaagtttaccaagttttaaaaggaattccttgctgtattcttTAAGCTTAGTTTCTTGTTTTTTcttatacttgtcattttttaaacttgtctgaaagatcaggaagtgtgtgtacatttcagtcagagtccttggaatttctcccctgtcagtctcactaaaaaacctcttaagcacagtggctgaaatccagcagaacacaggaatgtggcacatgatgaagaggctccttgatgatttcacatgtgtgataatcctgctggccaggctctgatcactaaatctcctcctgaaatactcctccttctgggcatcactgaaccctcgtatctctgtcacctggtggacacactcaggaggtatctgattggctgctgctggccgggaggttatccagaggagagcggatgggagcagattccccttaatgaggttagtcaacagcacatccagtgacgttttctttgttacatcaaaccagctctcattgttctgaaaatcgaaaggaaggcgacactcgtccagaccatcaaagatgaacaggATTTTGTAcataaacagctcagtggattcaagagatttcagttctgggacaaagtggtgaagcagttcaatgagactgtattcacccttaatcaaattcaggtcccggaaaggaagagcaaatatgaagtgaacatcctggtttgcttttccttctgcccagtcgagaatgaatttctgcacagagactgttttcccgatacctgccacccctttagtgagtacagttctgataggtgtctcacgcccacataagggtttaaatatatcattgcacttgactgtagtatcttctgttcgccttttcttggatgctgtttcaatctgtctcacttcatgttcatcattgactgctccagtcccaccttcagttatgtagagttctgtgtaaatctcactgagaagtgttggctgtccttccttagctttcccttcaaatacacactcaaattgcttcttaagtttacatttcatttcctgttgatgttgcagcatgagctgtcctgaaaagaaatgagaggaaaatgcactaattctcaccgtgatcctgaccaatatgagaggaagaatattttccaaaaacacacttcttTGCACATACATATCCtgatatttccctgtgactgtgaatgtgaaactgaaagttttatcatgcgtattttactggaacactgcatacaggaccgtgaataagcctttggcagccaaaggaaatgtttaaagccatttatctgggtagtaagtgtatatctgctcagaaccaaaaaaaacacaaaaccccttttcagttcccaaatctctcctcaggggcaccacagcctgtccatgtatttgttaaatttcaccaccagctcacttcattcattaattaaataagtttaaaactcaatgagatattgatcagccacatgagttgtgttagtggtcaagtaaaaaaatatgtggatatactgcacgatttctgcaaatattagggtgatgttgggagaggttctgaaatggcaaacacactttgacatacatattatagtagttctacaccaacatgaagaccatttaaacatccttttctctGGCTGCCTAAGACGTTTACACAATattatacatgtacataatatTATAAAGTTCTTACTC is part of the Brienomyrus brachyistius isolate T26 unplaced genomic scaffold, BBRACH_0.4 scaffold33, whole genome shotgun sequence genome and encodes:
- the LOC125721415 gene encoding NACHT, LRR and PYD domains-containing protein 3-like isoform X2, with the translated sequence MDGSASEMHPPVECNRKSPESVLMERADSPVPSCVSMKSDWSMEQPLHFREGPFPTDQRDQMEECSSDLHDKSGLSSILKSLEEKAMKFLKEELKTFVRHLDQNYPECSEPQLEEDNDLDCDGQTQKTSVREVALKITVYILRIMKHNDLADLLDKRQLMLQHQQEMKCKLKKQFECVFEGKAKEGQPTLLSEIYTELYITEGGTGAVNDEHEVRQIETASKKRRTEDTTVKCNDIFKPLCGRETPIRTVLTKGVAGIGKTVSVQKFILDWAEGKANQDVHFIFALPFRDLNLIKGEYSLIELLHHFVPELKSLESTELFMYKILFIFDGLDECRLPFDFQNNESWFDVTKKTSLDVLLTNLIKGNLLPSALLWITSRPAAANQIPPECVHQVTEIRGFSDAQKEEYFRRRFSDQSLASRIITHVKSSRSLFIMCHIPVFCWISATVLKRFFSETDRGEIPRTLTEMYTHFLIFQTSLKNDKYKKKQETKLKEYSKEFLLKLGKLAFDNLEKGNLIFYEQDLTGNGIDVTETSVYSGVCTEVFKEEYGLYQEKVYCFVHLSIQEYLAALYVFQSNSSADLLMTAVNEALESNNGHLDLYLRFLLGLSTDSSKTLLQRLLGPTETCSHTIKETAQYIKEKIQENLSPERTINLFHCLTELGDNSLIEEVQRYLNSGNISADDLSPAQYSALAFVMLMSDEELDVFDLKKYIRRDKEQCRLLPVVKNSRTALLNSCDLIDKHCEVLSSALRSNYSPLRELDLSDNNLKDSGVKLLSTALGDLHCKLEILRLSGCRVTEEGCSSLASALKLNPSHLRELDLSYNHPGDSGVKLLSAVLEDPSCKLEKLQVERCELTKKCCEALASALRSNSSPLRELDLSDNDLQDSGVKLLSAGLGDLHCKLEILRLSGCRVTEEGCSSLASALRSNPSHLRELDLSYNYPGDSGVKLLSAVLEDPSCKLEKLNVDHGGECRTRPGLQKYSCQLTLDPNTANRLLSLSGGNRKVTWGAERQPYPDHPERFDSCPQVLCRESLTGRCYWEAEWDGDAAWIGVTYKGIRRKGGRDCGLGYNDKSWGLSCNTVSYSVRHNNKETLIPIKPSGSRRVGVYLDWGAGALSFYRVSSDGLTPLHRFTSSFTESLYPGFLVYRNSSVSL
- the LOC125721415 gene encoding NACHT, LRR and PYD domains-containing protein 3-like isoform X1, which encodes MDGSASEMHPPVECNRKSPESVLMERADSPVPSCVSMKSDWSMEQPLHFREGPFPTDQRDQMEECSSDLHDKSGLSSILKSLEEKAMKFLKEELKTFVRHLDQNYPECSEPQLEEDNDLDCDGQTQKTSVREVALKITVYILRIMKHNDLADLLDKRQLMLQHQQEMKCKLKKQFECVFEGKAKEGQPTLLSEIYTELYITEGGTGAVNDEHEVRQIETASKKRRTEDTTVKCNDIFKPLCGRETPIRTVLTKGVAGIGKTVSVQKFILDWAEGKANQDVHFIFALPFRDLNLIKGEYSLIELLHHFVPELKSLESTELFMYKILFIFDGLDECRLPFDFQNNESWFDVTKKTSLDVLLTNLIKGNLLPSALLWITSRPAAANQIPPECVHQVTEIRGFSDAQKEEYFRRRFSDQSLASRIITHVKSSRSLFIMCHIPVFCWISATVLKRFFSETDRGEIPRTLTEMYTHFLIFQTSLKNDKYKKKQETKLKEYSKEFLLKLGKLAFDNLEKGNLIFYEQDLTGNGIDVTETSVYSGVCTEVFKEEYGLYQEKVYCFVHLSIQEYLAALYVFQSNSSADLLMTAVNEALESNNGHLDLYLRFLLGLSTDSSKTLLQRLLGPTETCSHTIKETAQYIKEKIQENLSPERTINLFHCLTELGDNSLIEEVQRYLNSGNISADDLSPAQYSALAFVMLMSDEELDVFDLKKYIRRDKEQCRLLPVVKNSRTALLNSCDLIDKHCEVLSSALRSNYSPLRELDLSDNNLKDSGVKLLSTALGDLHCKLEILRLSGCRVTEEGCSSLASALKLNPSHLRELDLSYNHPGDSGVKLLSAVLEDPSCKLEKLQVERCELTKKCCEALASALRSNSSPLRELDLSDNDLQDSGVKLLSAGLGDLHCKLEILRLSGCRVTEEGCSSLASALRSNPSHLRELDLSYNYPGDSGVKLLSAVLEDPSCKLEKLNVDHGGECRTRPGLQKYSCQLTLDPNTANRLLSLSGGNRKVTWGAEQPYPDHPERFDRWSQVLWRESLTGRCYWEAEWSGNGAWIAVTYKEIRRKGGSYDCGLGFNDKSWSLYCNTNSYSVLHNNKQTLIPIRPSGSRRVGVYLDWGAGALSFYRVSSDGLTPLYSFTSSFTEPLNPEFWVYPNSPVSLCMLG